In the genome of Raphanus sativus cultivar WK10039 chromosome 9, ASM80110v3, whole genome shotgun sequence, the window GAGCGAGTACAAATTAGGATCTTCAATGCCTATTGATCTTGCTAAGGAAAGGATTACTCAGCTTGAATCTGAAGCCACATCACTAGAGAGGTACTCTTTCTTAAACATTGTGTAGTGTGACACAGATAATTTTCAGATATAGCATCAAGCTCATTTTTTGGATAACCTTTATGAGAAGAGTTTGTTTCTGGATCTGTGCCCCCATGTAGTCATGTAAATCTTCACAAGTAATCCAAATGTTgactaatattctttttaaaaccAGGCACTTGATTCTAGCAAGTGGAGCTGAAGGAATCGAAGGATTTCGTCGGAGATGGAGTTTGCACGGTCGTATGACTGATACCAAGTACTGTAAAGATACCTTATCTTATAGAATATCAATATTCATTATACATATTATCACTAACATGCTGCATGCGACTAGTTGAACCCATAAACATTACCGAAACTGCTTTTACGTTTCTGAATTGCTGTTTTACATCTCTATGTGTGACTGTTTTATTCCCTGTATGTGGTGAACTCTGTTTGATTTGAGTCTACTTCTTAGCTTAAAGCCAAGGTTCTTTTTCATTTCATGGATGTGACAGAAAAAGACTGGAGTCACTGAAGCAAGGAATGGAAAATAGGAAAAAGGAAGCGCATGAGCAGCCGGCGAAACCTTCTACTGGGAAGAGATGGTTTCTTTGGTGAAGCTTTTGTCATTTTACTCCAGAATGAATCATACattctaaaacaaaataatgcaTTTATGGTGCAGATGATTCCCAATGTAACCATATTTTTGTATGGCAAGTAAAAGTTATTTACTTAAAGCACTCTTGTGGATTGTGATATTAGATGGGCTTGAGAG includes:
- the LOC108823838 gene encoding uncharacterized protein LOC108823838 yields the protein MDVDSQPMMEETILVGDDLMMGPPSPVIPPEIASHVLEGVDLCDGILRNLFLCLQINDIEPFCQDELALYRQCAENRDKVLRVRLQESEYKLGSSMPIDLAKERITQLESEATSLERHLILASGAEGIEGFRRRWSLHGRMTDTKKRLESLKQGMENRKKEAHEQPAKPSTGKRWFLW